From the Leptospira montravelensis genome, one window contains:
- a CDS encoding adenylate/guanylate cyclase domain-containing protein yields the protein MIQSGLTSVWKILSEGIRAKLAWFTGTLIALTILLLSIITVRQQTAILSESYEKQAAVSKNFIASLVMEIENISQNLIRIEEFKSRIEKQREELKKYRTAKVVTQKKTVSVFGFQTNLFGSLGTSKVIKKVDTFFSVYLTKDDVDVLEREIRHQLREAANRNISEKEWNTLVSLASSYVRNEAKYIEIQKQTPPEDPDEKLKWETNLKNLKKEIRNHKSQLDLFIAKFYADSKKRKLEELGLDTKLFRIQTFPLSAMIQGETSLASFDTQIIDNTSPLAKMDQFGPMEESLVESFQRLSDDISSLDENEKQYVYEWEDREIQALHSPLFRHQNSTKRAFNLSSIKSSLGDYREVIKEDYRITKELTELIPKLRERIQFLKNAKPPIPPAKDKLFTSFYKSYGELIAERDKIFDEVTENYPIPLETWEKIEALRSLRDVTLEDWVLMKFKTDPTEYERYYQDPEVREIQRNRWKAIRKWILNAEQETPTKELKKLFPDGSFGHSRSESEEIMWKLDGTHLLESENVPNLVLRDNFSGLIRTLVDRTDGIRAIKDNRNQIVFTAITICLVAILFAIFISGVVVQKIRNIIRSAEDVGQGNLHVHFDDGGNDEFGNLTVALNQMVSGLKEREKMRGVLGSMVDPVVVGEALKDLEKLKQGSEKIITAFFSDIAGFSTISEKLNSKELANLLNEYLSAMTIILKHHDGVLDKYIGDAIVGVFNAPLDVENHCLKAVSASVEMRDKLEVLKKEWIEKNKYIPEAHTMKFRIGLNMGYAKVGFMGTDALASYTMMGDTVNLAARLEAAGKDYGVCILVSEFVHDEVKDHFFTRKLDIVRVKGKSKPVTLFEIRTKKGDETEEDHKFVEAYESALFSYLNRKFEEAGKKFYTLLTTNGDEACKLLWERCQYYLETPPEPDWDGAFTRTKK from the coding sequence ATGATCCAATCCGGACTCACTTCAGTCTGGAAAATCCTTTCCGAAGGAATTAGAGCCAAACTTGCATGGTTTACTGGTACCTTAATTGCCCTGACCATCCTTTTACTTTCCATCATCACGGTTCGCCAACAGACGGCCATCCTCTCTGAGAGTTATGAAAAACAAGCAGCAGTCTCCAAAAATTTTATCGCAAGTTTGGTGATGGAGATTGAGAATATTTCGCAAAACTTAATTCGGATCGAAGAATTCAAATCTAGAATAGAAAAACAAAGAGAAGAACTAAAAAAATATCGAACTGCGAAAGTAGTGACCCAAAAAAAAACGGTATCTGTCTTCGGATTTCAAACCAATCTCTTTGGTTCTCTTGGAACTTCCAAAGTGATAAAAAAAGTGGATACCTTTTTTTCCGTATATCTGACAAAAGATGATGTAGATGTATTGGAAAGAGAAATTCGCCACCAACTTAGAGAAGCAGCAAATCGAAATATCAGTGAAAAAGAATGGAATACACTTGTTAGTTTAGCTTCTTCGTATGTTCGAAATGAAGCTAAGTATATTGAAATTCAAAAACAAACTCCACCAGAAGATCCAGACGAAAAATTAAAATGGGAAACGAATTTAAAAAATCTAAAAAAAGAAATTCGAAATCATAAATCACAACTAGATCTATTTATTGCAAAGTTCTATGCTGATTCCAAAAAAAGAAAATTAGAAGAACTGGGTCTTGATACCAAACTCTTTCGCATCCAAACCTTTCCACTTTCGGCAATGATCCAAGGGGAAACTTCCCTTGCTTCCTTTGATACACAGATCATAGACAATACATCTCCACTCGCTAAAATGGACCAGTTTGGACCAATGGAAGAAAGTTTGGTGGAATCCTTCCAACGTTTATCTGATGATATTTCGTCCCTTGACGAAAATGAAAAACAGTATGTTTACGAATGGGAAGATAGAGAAATCCAAGCCCTTCATTCTCCCCTCTTTCGACACCAGAATTCAACCAAAAGAGCATTTAACCTAAGTAGTATTAAATCTAGTTTAGGAGATTACAGAGAAGTCATCAAGGAAGATTACCGAATCACAAAAGAACTAACAGAACTCATTCCAAAACTGAGAGAAAGAATCCAGTTTTTGAAAAATGCAAAACCTCCGATTCCACCTGCAAAGGACAAACTTTTTACCAGTTTTTATAAATCTTACGGTGAACTCATAGCAGAAAGAGACAAAATTTTTGACGAAGTTACGGAAAACTACCCCATTCCCTTAGAAACTTGGGAAAAAATTGAGGCCTTGCGCAGTTTGCGAGATGTCACCTTGGAAGACTGGGTTTTGATGAAATTCAAAACAGATCCCACTGAATACGAACGTTATTACCAAGATCCAGAAGTTCGAGAAATCCAAAGGAACCGTTGGAAAGCCATTCGCAAATGGATATTAAATGCGGAACAAGAAACTCCCACAAAAGAACTAAAGAAACTATTCCCGGATGGAAGTTTTGGTCATTCCCGAAGTGAATCAGAAGAGATCATGTGGAAGTTAGATGGGACTCATCTTTTGGAATCGGAAAATGTTCCCAATCTTGTTTTACGTGATAATTTTTCAGGCCTGATTCGAACATTGGTTGATAGGACAGATGGAATTCGTGCCATCAAAGACAATAGAAATCAAATTGTATTCACAGCCATTACCATTTGTTTGGTGGCAATTCTATTTGCTATTTTTATCTCTGGAGTGGTGGTTCAAAAAATTCGAAATATCATTCGAAGTGCAGAAGATGTTGGCCAAGGGAATCTTCACGTCCATTTTGATGATGGAGGGAATGATGAATTTGGGAACCTAACAGTCGCACTAAACCAGATGGTTTCCGGATTAAAGGAACGTGAAAAAATGCGAGGAGTTCTCGGAAGTATGGTGGACCCGGTGGTGGTCGGGGAAGCCCTTAAAGATTTAGAAAAACTAAAACAAGGAAGTGAAAAAATCATCACCGCCTTCTTTTCCGATATTGCTGGATTTAGCACCATTTCTGAAAAATTAAATTCAAAGGAACTTGCCAATCTTCTCAATGAATATTTATCAGCAATGACCATCATCTTAAAACATCATGATGGAGTTTTGGATAAATACATTGGGGATGCCATCGTGGGAGTATTTAATGCCCCACTAGATGTAGAGAATCATTGTTTAAAAGCTGTATCTGCCAGTGTTGAAATGCGTGATAAACTTGAGGTATTAAAAAAAGAATGGATCGAAAAAAATAAATACATTCCAGAAGCCCATACGATGAAGTTCCGCATTGGACTAAACATGGGTTATGCGAAGGTTGGGTTTATGGGAACCGATGCCCTAGCTTCTTATACAATGATGGGTGATACTGTTAACTTGGCGGCACGGTTAGAAGCGGCTGGAAAAGATTATGGAGTTTGTATTTTGGTTTCGGAATTTGTTCATGATGAAGTCAAAGACCATTTTTTTACAAGAAAGTTGGATATTGTGCGAGTGAAAGGAAAATCCAAACCCGTTACTTTATTCGAAATCCGAACCAAAAAAGGCGATGAAACAGAAGAAGATCATAAATTCGTGGAAGCCTACGAATCTGCCCTTTTCTCTTATTTGAATCGAAAGTTTGAGGAAGCAGGGAAAAAATTCTACACCTTACTGACCACAAATGGAGATGAAGCCTGCAAACTCCTTTGGGAAAGGTGCCAATATTACTTAGAAACTCCCCCAGAACCAGATTGGGACGGTGCATTTACAAGGACAAAAAAGTAG
- the sthA gene encoding Si-specific NAD(P)(+) transhydrogenase, with product MSINRFDLLAIGGGPAAQKAAIQASKMGKKAAIIEKDPYLGGGCVHYGTIPSKSLQETSRFYRNLKLSNLHGLQSPKPAMLTLQELMFRAGTVIEKEEDVTREQMIQNRVTTLTGWGKIVDAHHVEVTDSAGRKKVYETENILIATGSSPRRPTNENIPFEDGLVYDSDGLFAMKKMPTSLAVVGAGIIGSEYATIFAHIGVQVHLFDSQSRILGFLDEDVSSEMTRIMQQSGISIHVDSSITKYNKLPNEEGFELTTNRGEVVRVNQVLISRGRFGNVDNLGLESVGIIPNDRKQILVNENYQTNNPNIYACGDVIGFPSLASVSMYQGAYVAKHMFGHPSVPVDSEEFPIGIYTLPEIATIGPTEEALKARGVSYGVGMAKFDTITRAQISGDQVGLLKILFDKKSRRVLGVHIISDKATELIALGQCVVNLKAPIEYFTEHIFNYPTMIGAYKNAANDALLREK from the coding sequence ATGTCCATCAATCGTTTCGATTTACTCGCCATCGGGGGCGGTCCTGCCGCACAAAAAGCTGCTATCCAAGCAAGCAAAATGGGAAAAAAAGCAGCCATTATAGAGAAAGACCCTTACTTGGGAGGAGGTTGTGTCCATTACGGAACCATCCCTTCCAAATCTTTACAAGAAACAAGTAGGTTCTATCGTAACTTAAAATTGTCCAACCTTCACGGACTACAATCACCCAAACCGGCCATGCTTACCTTGCAGGAACTGATGTTTCGTGCAGGGACTGTGATTGAAAAAGAAGAAGATGTCACCCGCGAACAAATGATCCAAAACCGTGTCACGACACTTACCGGTTGGGGAAAGATCGTAGATGCCCACCACGTAGAAGTCACAGACTCTGCTGGTAGGAAAAAAGTTTATGAAACCGAGAACATTCTTATAGCAACGGGCAGTAGTCCTCGTAGGCCAACGAATGAAAATATTCCATTTGAAGATGGACTCGTATATGACAGTGATGGGCTCTTTGCAATGAAAAAGATGCCTACCTCTTTGGCAGTGGTAGGAGCAGGAATCATTGGATCAGAATACGCCACGATTTTTGCGCACATAGGCGTGCAGGTCCACCTTTTCGATTCCCAAAGTCGAATCCTTGGTTTTTTAGATGAAGATGTATCAAGTGAAATGACTCGGATTATGCAACAGTCTGGGATTTCAATCCATGTGGATTCATCCATTACAAAGTACAACAAACTTCCCAATGAGGAAGGTTTTGAACTCACGACTAACAGAGGCGAGGTGGTCCGAGTCAATCAAGTCCTCATTTCTCGCGGACGTTTTGGGAATGTCGATAATTTAGGTTTAGAATCGGTGGGAATCATTCCTAATGATCGAAAACAAATTTTGGTGAATGAAAACTATCAAACCAATAACCCCAATATCTATGCTTGTGGGGATGTCATAGGATTTCCTAGTTTAGCTTCTGTTTCTATGTATCAGGGTGCATACGTCGCAAAACACATGTTTGGTCATCCTTCTGTTCCTGTAGATTCCGAAGAATTTCCAATTGGAATTTATACTCTTCCCGAGATTGCAACCATTGGACCTACAGAAGAAGCTCTCAAAGCTCGTGGGGTTTCTTATGGAGTGGGAATGGCAAAATTTGACACCATTACACGTGCCCAAATCAGCGGGGACCAAGTGGGGCTTTTAAAAATCCTTTTTGATAAAAAATCCAGACGAGTTTTGGGAGTGCATATCATTTCTGACAAAGCAACAGAGCTCATTGCACTCGGGCAATGTGTGGTCAATCTGAAGGCACCCATTGAGTACTTTACCGAACACATTTTTAATTATCCTACAATGATTGGTGCTTATAAAAACGCAGCAAATGACGCCCTTTTAAGAGAAAAATAA
- a CDS encoding RNA polymerase sigma factor, with the protein MSQIYERSHKRIYDFLYKYTQNADTAMDLMQDSFLSFHKHYSEAGLSEEKSVMVLYTIARNLSINYAKKFSTTKEIVSDEIEFHSHNPKLETRAEYQDLEDRLYSFLGELSEEERSALLLKNVEGFQLVQIAEVLGVSVSTASRLVIRATEKVLAIAKRENLVPD; encoded by the coding sequence ATGAGTCAAATTTATGAAAGAAGCCATAAACGTATTTATGACTTCCTCTACAAGTACACTCAAAATGCGGACACGGCAATGGATTTGATGCAGGATAGTTTCTTAAGTTTCCATAAGCACTATAGCGAAGCCGGCCTCTCGGAAGAGAAGTCCGTTATGGTTTTGTATACCATCGCACGCAATTTATCTATCAATTATGCTAAAAAATTTTCCACAACAAAAGAGATTGTCTCTGATGAAATCGAGTTTCATAGCCACAATCCAAAACTAGAAACGAGAGCAGAATACCAAGACTTAGAAGATAGGCTTTATTCTTTTTTGGGAGAACTGTCAGAAGAAGAACGTTCGGCTTTATTACTTAAAAATGTGGAAGGATTTCAGTTAGTGCAAATCGCTGAGGTCTTGGGAGTTTCGGTTTCTACGGCATCTCGTTTGGTCATAAGGGCCACAGAGAAAGTGTTGGCCATCGCCAAAAGAGAAAATCTGGTACCGGATTAG
- a CDS encoding FecR family protein, with translation MNEFEKQQTFAKWEELLRKPSKVTESREFPTWEVVSKRNIQFEYIPQKSSVSNVISFFRKPIGLTLVGGSALSLAAALVFVFLLNPSNEKLSEVANASVAKTSKAIVSPLKVIVSSVKGKVSVLPEGSSHPVALVKNYQLVSGDVIITDGNSQSDLDFETGSWMRITPNSEVILDQIEKTEDAQTQKFSVKKGKIFASVSKLSKDSQFVVQAGEHLTQVRGTVFSVQFDGTLEVVSVREGSVSVGDLILSSKQQTIVKLGENPVLAAPVSAKEDKELKAFQTQTILARESKLYEEHARLELVRLEDGTEYRGVILGQSETHLHFQGLEGLIEIPIQKILETEKIR, from the coding sequence ATGAACGAATTTGAGAAACAACAGACATTCGCTAAATGGGAAGAACTCTTACGTAAACCTTCCAAGGTTACAGAGTCCAGAGAATTCCCTACTTGGGAAGTTGTTTCCAAACGAAACATCCAATTCGAATATATACCCCAAAAAAGTTCTGTTTCTAATGTAATTTCTTTTTTCCGCAAACCAATTGGACTCACGTTAGTTGGTGGGTCTGCTTTATCCTTGGCTGCCGCACTAGTCTTTGTTTTTTTACTGAATCCATCCAATGAAAAACTGTCGGAAGTTGCAAATGCATCTGTGGCCAAAACTTCAAAAGCAATCGTTTCTCCATTGAAAGTCATTGTTTCTTCTGTAAAAGGGAAGGTGTCTGTTTTGCCAGAAGGAAGTTCTCATCCTGTGGCCCTTGTAAAAAACTATCAATTGGTATCAGGGGATGTCATCATTACTGATGGAAACTCGCAAAGCGATTTAGATTTTGAAACTGGATCTTGGATGCGCATCACACCAAATTCAGAAGTCATTTTGGATCAAATCGAAAAAACAGAAGATGCCCAAACCCAAAAGTTTTCAGTGAAAAAGGGGAAGATCTTTGCTTCTGTTTCCAAACTATCAAAGGACAGCCAATTCGTTGTGCAAGCCGGGGAACATCTTACGCAAGTTAGAGGAACAGTATTTAGTGTTCAATTTGATGGGACGTTAGAGGTAGTATCAGTTCGAGAAGGTTCTGTCTCAGTGGGAGATCTGATCCTAAGTTCGAAGCAACAGACCATTGTGAAACTAGGTGAAAATCCGGTATTGGCTGCTCCAGTCAGCGCTAAAGAAGACAAAGAACTCAAAGCCTTTCAAACACAAACAATTCTTGCACGTGAGTCCAAACTGTACGAAGAACATGCAAGATTAGAACTTGTACGATTAGAAGATGGAACAGAATACCGTGGAGTGATTCTTGGACAATCAGAAACACATCTGCACTTCCAGGGACTAGAAGGTTTGATCGAAATCCCGATCCAAAAGATATTAGAAACAGAAAAAATTCGTTAA
- a CDS encoding HAMP domain-containing protein, giving the protein MSQNHKKTFRFHYLIDKEFQLKFLAHYSLLFISGVLVTLGFLYWLNQSKYDGGAVFRLRQDAQTVYWKIENEDAGPGEAKEKFVPREIYLPNYDHQLNMYTIQFDAVVTLSILYLLLITVFSVFKSHKMAGPVFSIKRSLQRMASGEPIETIRIRKGDEFQELVQVLNEVIQKRVSDGSKK; this is encoded by the coding sequence ATGTCTCAAAATCACAAAAAAACCTTTCGTTTTCATTATCTCATCGATAAGGAATTCCAATTAAAGTTTTTAGCGCATTATTCGCTTTTGTTTATATCCGGGGTACTAGTGACTTTAGGTTTTCTCTATTGGTTGAACCAGTCAAAATATGACGGTGGCGCCGTATTTCGTCTTCGACAAGATGCACAAACTGTTTATTGGAAAATTGAGAACGAAGACGCGGGTCCAGGCGAAGCAAAAGAGAAATTTGTTCCTAGGGAAATTTACCTTCCAAACTACGACCACCAATTGAATATGTATACCATTCAATTCGATGCGGTGGTGACACTTTCCATTCTTTATTTACTCTTAATCACTGTGTTCTCCGTTTTCAAATCTCACAAAATGGCAGGCCCCGTTTTTAGTATCAAACGGTCTTTGCAGCGAATGGCTTCGGGAGAACCTATTGAAACCATTCGCATCCGGAAAGGTGATGAGTTCCAAGAACTTGTTCAAGTGCTGAATGAAGTCATTCAAAAACGTGTGAGTGACGGTTCAAAAAAGTAA
- a CDS encoding choice-of-anchor D domain-containing protein, with protein sequence MRTLLMNHKLNLLIFLTFISLFTIGCPAGGGGGGGAAFALLGFGGSSAAPETVSNPPEPPTATPQLQLFRDGSQIFNSGTANLGSVVISTSGTPVTFTIKNYGKEKLSLVGPPAITKSGTDASMFVIVQPSDLELELNETVNFTIQFNPNAAVGVKSAQISIVSNDPTTPTFQINITGTATPVPTPEISVTVANVEKTSSDTYTFTSVQEGLSGSNVTVNIRNQGTAALNVSNITLASGDTSQFTITPGTLPLNVAAGGNSSFTMRFNPSSTGTKTAALNILSNDADEATFVINLSGTGTAAPAPEINLQVGSVDIASGGSMASFGTVRVGTGTSDTTVTIQNQGNATLNLTGTPRVLITGGNASDFEIVSQPSANTILEGSTLTFKVRFTPTAAGARTSTFQITNNDNNEGTYTVNLSGTGNVPSSPCSPIIANVTKSSNAGSQAINGGTLYWGSTVDIVTTVSRPSIVYYMNQPHSNSSGLVLGYLYDYDGNPLMSSRDSRGTTSMSGMIPYSRYSTDYLSLEDGAQAIPTYNPSLTFALKFEPNTIVSLASTNATVTTVSSCNPMLLEDQAFTSSEGTSSTNGLDKVWTYRKKLNVNLIFVAGTYATPTVAGIQAAVDRMTQVYAQNSVKIDLQFTATTVTAAEFQTIANLDNDMGNVTASLTKLYTSTGSSQVATSLNIYLTADETQVGGVLGISSGIPGLPGVTGSKKSGMILFIEPHRSSGSAGGLLSNADLVFLGNTMAHEAGHFLGLFHINERGGYNSLSPTGLNARDPIRDTPSCSSSYANTVYNNNVVDIDECIGTGFTNAGGYNLMFWAGDGVTDQGQLTGEQGWLLRNNPLTY encoded by the coding sequence ATGCGTACACTGCTTATGAATCATAAACTGAATCTACTAATATTCTTAACATTTATATCATTATTTACGATCGGTTGCCCTGCTGGAGGCGGTGGAGGTGGAGGAGCTGCTTTTGCTTTGTTAGGTTTTGGAGGTTCATCTGCAGCGCCAGAGACCGTTTCCAATCCTCCAGAACCACCAACTGCAACTCCACAGTTACAATTATTTCGAGACGGAAGTCAAATTTTCAATTCTGGTACAGCGAACTTAGGATCTGTAGTCATTAGTACTTCAGGAACCCCAGTTACATTCACCATTAAAAACTACGGAAAAGAGAAACTCAGTTTAGTTGGTCCACCAGCAATTACGAAGAGTGGAACGGATGCTTCCATGTTTGTGATTGTTCAACCTTCTGATTTAGAATTAGAACTAAATGAAACAGTGAATTTTACCATCCAATTCAACCCGAATGCAGCTGTTGGAGTTAAATCAGCGCAAATCTCGATTGTTTCTAACGATCCTACAACACCAACGTTCCAAATCAACATCACTGGCACTGCTACTCCTGTACCAACACCTGAGATTTCAGTAACAGTGGCAAACGTTGAGAAAACTAGTAGTGATACTTATACATTTACTTCCGTACAAGAAGGTCTTTCCGGTTCCAATGTGACAGTCAACATTCGCAACCAAGGAACTGCTGCGTTGAATGTTTCCAATATCACATTGGCTTCAGGAGACACGTCCCAATTCACAATTACACCAGGAACACTTCCTTTGAATGTTGCTGCTGGTGGGAATAGTTCGTTCACAATGCGATTTAATCCAAGTTCCACAGGGACGAAAACTGCTGCACTCAACATCCTTTCGAACGATGCGGATGAAGCTACTTTTGTGATCAATCTCTCAGGAACGGGTACAGCAGCCCCAGCCCCAGAAATCAATTTACAAGTAGGTAGCGTGGATATTGCCAGCGGTGGATCTATGGCATCTTTCGGGACTGTGCGAGTAGGAACTGGCACCTCTGATACAACCGTCACAATCCAAAACCAAGGGAATGCAACACTCAACCTAACAGGAACTCCTAGAGTTTTGATCACTGGTGGGAATGCATCTGATTTTGAGATTGTTAGTCAACCTTCTGCAAATACTATTTTAGAAGGCTCTACTTTGACATTCAAAGTTCGTTTCACACCAACAGCTGCTGGGGCAAGGACCTCCACTTTCCAAATCACAAATAATGATAATAATGAAGGAACTTACACAGTGAACCTCTCTGGTACCGGGAATGTTCCATCTTCTCCCTGTAGCCCAATCATTGCAAACGTAACCAAAAGTTCAAATGCAGGTTCTCAAGCCATCAATGGCGGAACTTTATATTGGGGAAGTACAGTAGATATAGTCACTACTGTTTCTAGGCCAAGTATTGTATATTATATGAACCAACCACATTCAAATTCATCGGGACTAGTATTGGGTTATCTATATGATTATGATGGTAATCCACTTATGAGTAGCAGAGATTCTCGCGGTACAACTTCCATGTCTGGAATGATACCATATTCGCGTTATTCTACGGATTATTTGTCACTTGAAGATGGAGCACAAGCGATTCCCACATACAATCCATCCTTAACATTTGCTCTAAAGTTTGAACCGAATACAATTGTTTCGTTAGCTTCTACCAATGCGACAGTCACAACGGTGTCCAGTTGTAATCCAATGCTTTTGGAAGACCAAGCATTTACTTCATCCGAGGGAACTTCTTCCACCAATGGGTTGGACAAAGTTTGGACATATCGCAAAAAACTGAATGTTAATTTGATCTTTGTTGCTGGAACCTATGCGACTCCAACTGTTGCAGGGATTCAAGCAGCAGTGGATCGAATGACCCAAGTGTATGCACAAAACTCTGTTAAAATAGACCTTCAGTTTACTGCCACTACTGTGACTGCAGCAGAATTTCAAACCATAGCGAATTTGGATAATGATATGGGAAATGTCACAGCTTCCCTTACAAAACTATATACATCAACAGGTTCTTCCCAAGTAGCAACATCACTTAACATTTACCTAACGGCGGATGAAACCCAAGTGGGAGGTGTTCTTGGAATTTCTTCAGGGATTCCTGGCCTTCCAGGAGTTACAGGAAGTAAAAAGTCTGGTATGATTCTCTTCATCGAACCGCATAGATCTTCCGGATCCGCTGGAGGTTTACTCTCGAATGCTGATTTGGTCTTCCTTGGGAATACAATGGCACACGAAGCCGGACACTTTTTGGGACTTTTTCATATCAACGAAAGAGGCGGTTATAATTCCCTTTCTCCTACTGGTTTAAATGCTCGTGATCCAATTCGCGATACTCCTTCTTGCTCATCCTCGTATGCTAATACAGTTTATAACAATAATGTTGTTGATATTGACGAATGTATTGGAACGGGATTTACCAATGCGGGTGGATACAATTTGATGTTCTGGGCAGGAGATGGTGTTACCGACCAAGGACAACTAACAGGCGAGCAGGGGTGGCTCTTACGTAACAACCCATTGACGTATTAA
- a CDS encoding lysoplasmalogenase family protein produces the protein MVYYLILTTIPIAIISAFFIHWYTLQGETNPLKRLELSRGIYLGFSFQILLFAWLLFQLGHARFSYPLYAIGFSFLGDWFNLQFPIATKQMEDPVLGGIFSFAIAQVFFLLSFWKLTTWNEIYTGVLPYAVTIVLLILPALIFYFRVYNPNRSKWVMASAFVYGLVLCFFVSLCFNAYLVFGGVWIYLAIGAGFFLLSDAVMGETTINGTRHPRWEFQVPWVTYLIAQSFLLVGFFLVSHTRHLG, from the coding sequence ATGGTATACTACTTAATTCTCACAACCATTCCTATAGCCATCATTTCGGCATTTTTTATCCATTGGTATACGTTACAAGGGGAAACAAATCCACTCAAACGTTTAGAACTTTCCCGTGGAATTTATCTAGGTTTTTCCTTTCAAATCCTACTTTTTGCTTGGTTATTATTCCAACTGGGTCATGCGCGATTTTCTTACCCTTTATATGCCATAGGATTTTCTTTTTTAGGAGATTGGTTTAACCTTCAATTTCCGATTGCCACAAAACAAATGGAAGATCCGGTCCTTGGTGGAATTTTTAGTTTTGCCATCGCCCAAGTTTTCTTTTTGTTATCCTTTTGGAAATTAACCACCTGGAATGAAATATATACGGGTGTATTGCCTTATGCGGTAACCATTGTTTTATTGATTTTACCAGCGCTCATTTTTTATTTTAGAGTGTACAATCCCAATCGTTCCAAATGGGTCATGGCCTCTGCGTTTGTTTATGGATTGGTTTTGTGTTTTTTTGTATCCTTATGTTTTAACGCCTATCTAGTATTTGGTGGAGTTTGGATTTATTTAGCCATAGGAGCCGGTTTTTTCCTTCTCTCTGATGCTGTGATGGGAGAAACAACGATCAATGGAACAAGGCACCCTAGGTGGGAATTTCAAGTTCCTTGGGTCACCTACTTGATTGCCCAAAGTTTTTTACTCGTGGGATTCTTTTTAGTTTCTCATACAAGGCATTTAGGTTAA
- a CDS encoding methylated-DNA--[protein]-cysteine S-methyltransferase — MDSNHKHYEIIKNSIEYVLEHFEEQPNLDVLAERVSLSPFHFQKVFRTWAGVSPKEFLQFVTVTHAKQLLKESNLLDTTYSLGLSSTGRLHDLFVKLEAMTPGEFKRGGEGLILQYEVFPSSFGDILLVSSERGIQSLQFIDTLEQGIKDSKKEFPNAIWKEGESKEHQKLKDYFQKFIIPETPIPLYLYGTEFQFKVWKSLLKIPMGSLFTYGDIAATIGQPSAQRAVGTAIGKNPIAYLIPCHRVIQTSGLFGGYRWDPNRKRMIIAWEQSKLVSPNNDLS; from the coding sequence GTGGATTCCAATCACAAACACTACGAAATCATAAAAAACTCCATCGAATATGTTTTGGAACATTTTGAAGAACAACCCAATTTAGATGTTTTGGCTGAACGAGTTTCTTTAAGTCCCTTCCATTTTCAAAAAGTATTTCGGACTTGGGCTGGTGTTTCACCAAAGGAGTTTTTACAATTTGTGACTGTAACACACGCCAAACAGCTGCTAAAAGAATCAAATCTTTTGGATACAACGTATTCTCTAGGATTATCCAGCACAGGAAGGTTACATGATTTATTTGTTAAACTAGAAGCCATGACTCCTGGTGAATTCAAACGAGGAGGGGAAGGATTGATTTTACAATATGAAGTATTTCCTTCTTCTTTTGGAGATATTCTTTTAGTTTCATCAGAACGAGGAATCCAATCCCTTCAATTTATTGATACACTGGAACAAGGGATCAAAGATTCTAAAAAAGAATTTCCAAATGCGATTTGGAAAGAAGGGGAATCTAAGGAACACCAAAAATTAAAAGATTACTTTCAAAAATTTATAATTCCCGAAACTCCTATTCCCCTTTATCTTTATGGAACAGAATTCCAATTTAAAGTTTGGAAATCTTTATTAAAAATACCAATGGGAAGTCTTTTCACTTATGGAGACATTGCCGCGACGATAGGGCAACCATCTGCGCAAAGGGCTGTGGGAACCGCAATCGGTAAAAATCCCATTGCCTACCTTATCCCTTGTCATCGTGTGATCCAAACCTCAGGTTTGTTTGGCGGATACAGGTGGGATCCGAATCGAAAACGAATGATCATTGCCTGGGAACAGTCCAAACTTGTTTCACCAAACAATGATTTGTCGTAA